Below is a window of Mycolicibacterium chitae DNA.
CCTCGCGAATACTCAGGCCACTACGGGCGATCCGAACGTTGATGACCGTCTCGATCTCGAATCCATCACCCCACTGCGGCGCGGCAAGGTGGGTCGGCGGGAGGTCCAAGGTCGGCAGCACCGCCCGCCAGAACGCGTTGTAGCCATAGCAGAGATCGGTGAAGGAGGTGTGGAAGATCCGGTTCACCAACCAGTTCAACCCCCAGTTACCCAGCCGGCGGAACGCGGTGATGTCGTCGCTACCGCCGTCACGCACGAATCTGCTGCCCTTGGCGAGGTCGGCACCTTCGGTCAATGCCTCGACAAACAACGGGATTTCGGCGGGATCGGTGGAACCATCGGCGTCGATCATCACCACGATGTCCCCGCGGACCTCCTCGAATCCGCAGGCCAGCGCATTACCCTTGCCTCGACGAGTCTGGCTGATCACGGTAGCGTCCGGCCAAAGCTTCCGGGCCACCGCCAGCGTGTCATCGTCGGATCCCCCGTCCACCACTACGATCTGATCGACCGGGGGCATGCGCTCGGCGACGTAGGGAAGGTTCAGCGCTTCGTTCAGCGCGGGGATGACCACCGTGACCTTCGGCTTGTCGGCTCCCCCGCCGCCCTTCGCATTGCCGTCCGGCCGACTCGGGCTACGTTCGCCAGCATCAAGTGCAGCAAAGGTCTCCTCAGGCCGGCTATCAGTAGGTTCGGAAACCAATTCAGTCACGAAAACTCAGCCTCTTTCTCGTTCGGTCGGCGACCAGAACACCTGTGGTCTCGAGCCGTACACAACGAATTCCATCGGCTCACATAAAGGACAAACCTGAGACGGTTCTGAGACACCGTAATATATATTTAGGCCAGGCTTGCCTCTACCCCACTCCGGGTGATGAGCGTCACAAGAAGGTAACCCTACCCTAACTACCGGCTAGGCTGACGCCCGCCGATCATCAGTCGACGACAGGAAGAACAGGTCTACCGTGCGCTGCCAAGTTGCCATCGTCGGTGCCGGGCCCGCGGGCCTCGTTCTGGGCCATATGCTGCACCTTCAGGGTATTGACAGCATCATCGTCGAGCGCCGCACCCGCGATTACGTGGAGCAGCGAGTGCGCGCCGGAGTCCTGGAACAGCCCAGCGTCGACCTGCTCACCGACCTCGGCCTGGGCGAACGATTGCACGACCGGGCCCTGGTCCACAACGGCTTCTACATTCGTTTCGATCGCGAAACCCACCATTTGAATTTAAATTCGCGATCGGGTCGACACAGTTATGTATACGGTCAAGCCGAGGTCGTCCATGACCTCATCGAGGCCCGCATATCTGCAGGACAACCATTGATCTTCGGTGCCGATGAGGTATCGGTCACCGGCATCGACACGGACCGACCTGTCGTCACCTTCTCCGATGGCCAGCAAACTCACCGCATCGATGCTGATTTCGTCGCCGGCTGTGACGGCAGCCAGGGGATATGCCGGACTCTGCCGCCGGCCGGCGCGCTGGCCCGATTCGTCCGCAGCTATCCGGTGGCATGGCTGGGGATCCTCGCGCACACCGCCCCGGTCACCGCCGAAGGCATGTATTGCGCTCACCCCGACGGGCTTTCGGTACACAGCATGCGCGGACCGCGCATCACCCGGCAGTACCTCCAGGTACCGGCCCACACCGAACTGCAGGATTGGCCGGACGAGCGGATCTGGCAAGAACTGCTGCGCCGCAGTGAATCTGACGACCACCCGCCGCTGGAAACCGGAGAGATCTTCGACCGCAGCATCGCCCTGCTGCGCAGCGAGGTCACCGCGCCGATGCAATACGGATCACTGTTCCTGCTCGGCGACGCCGCCCACATCGTGCCGCCCACCGGGGCCAAGGGACTCAACCTCGCACTGTCGGACGCATGCGTGCTGTCCCACGCACTCGGCGCGTACTACTGCACCGGGAACAGCGAGTTCCTGGACGCCTACAGTGCCACTGCCTTACCGAGAGTGTGGCAGGCACAGAACTTTTCGGCGAAGCTGACCTCGGTTCTGCACCGTCTCAGCGATGACCCCATGGAGTACGAACTGCGACGCGCACAGTTGCGGCGCTGGGCGTCTTCGGACGCAGAGCAGGATGCCCTGGGCGAGGTGTATTTCGGGTTGCCGTTCCCCACCCCGTGGCGAGCCGAGACGCGGACGTAGCCCCCTTCTCAGGATTTTTTCAGGCTAGCATTACCTAACTGTCAACCGAAGGCTTTGCGATAGGAGCGACCATGTTCGACAACCACGGTTGGCGTCGACGTGGCGATAGCGGCAAGCGGATTCGCTTGTCCCGCATCTTCAATCCGCATTCGCGGCGTGCCCTGGTGGTACCGATGGACCACTCGGTGACCATGGGCCCGCTCGGCAAAGCCGACCACGCGGACCGCACGGCGGAGATGCTGGCGGCCGCCGGCGCCGACGCGATTGTCGTACACAAGGGTCGGGCACGGTCGATCAACCCGATCCACTTCACCGACATGGGGTTGATCATCCACCTGTCGGCCGGAACGGATCTGGCACTGGACCGGACCGGCAAGGTGCTGGTCGGGACCGTCGAAGAGTGCCTCCGGCTGGGCGCCGATGCGGTCAGCGTCCACGTCAACGTCGGTTCACCCACGGAGTCGGCACAATTGGCCGACCTCGGCGCCGTATCGTCGGCCTGCGACATGCTCGGCATCCCACTGCTGGCCATGATGTACGCACGCGGGCCGAACATCGGTTCCCCGGTGGAATTGGTGGACACCCTGTCGCACCTGGCGGCGATCGCCACCGACCTCGGCGCCGATCTGGTCAAATTGGACTACGCGGGCAACCGCAGCGCGATGAACGACGTCGTGCACTCCTGTCCCCTGCCCGTCCTCGTCGCAGGCGGCCCGTCCGACTCCGGCGATGAATCCGCCATCGCGTTCGGCGGCGAGGTCGCCGAATCCAACGTGGCCGGACTGAGTTTCGGGCGCCTCATCTTCGGGGCCGACGAGCCCCAACGGGTCGCCGCCGAGCTTTCCCGCCGCCTGCACAGCGGACGGCCCGCGGCGTCCCGAGCGTTGAGTCCGACGCTCGAATCCGCCTGATCTCATCGATCCGCACCACGCGAGGAAACCCAACCTGTGCCAGACCTTTCTTCCGTCGTCACCGACAGCATCACGCCGGTGGCCACCGCCGACCGCAGTGGAAATGCCCGGCGGGTAGAGCATTTCGCCTGGATCGACTTGCGTGGTGTTTCCGGCGATCTGCGGGATGCGGTGCTGCAGGCGGCCATCCACCACCGCATCGACGGCATCGTCTCCGACGACCTGGTCCTGCTCAGCGACCTCCCCCCGACCATCCGCCGCATCCTGGCCGTCACCGCCGACCACCAACCCGACGAACTGACCGACCTCACCGTCGACATCGTCTTGTCCACCAGCACCAACCACAACACCAACCCCCCATCGGGCCAGTCCCAATGGGGAACCGAACTCATCGTCTCCGACGCCACCACCCTGCAGACAGCCTGCAACGCCGTCCGCAGCACCCCCTGGACCGTCCTGACCTTCACCGACCCCACCAAGATCCCCCTCGAAATCGTCATCGCCGCCGCCGAAAACTCCGGCGGACACACCGTCACCGTCGTCAACGACATCACCGACGCCGAAATCGTCAAACTCGTCCTCGAACACGGCTCCGACGGCCTCCTCCTGACCCCCACCAGCCCCGACGACGTCGCCACCCTCGCCCAAGTCGTCACCCACCGCCACCACACCATCCCCCTGGTCGAACTCACCGTCACCGGAATCGAACACATCGGCATGGGCGACCGCGCCTGCATCGACACCTGCTCACTACTCGAAACCGACGAAGGCTGCCTCATCGGCTCCTTCGCCAGCGGAATGTTCCTGTCCTGCAGCGAAACCCACCCCCTGCCCTACATGCCCACCCGCCCCTTCCGCTGGAACGCCGGCGCCGTGCACTCCTACGTCCTGATGCCCGACAACCGCACCCGCTACGTCTCCGAACTCCGCGCCGGACAACCCATCCTCGCCATCCGCAGCGACGGCACCGCCCGCGAAGTCCGCATCGGCCGAGTCAAAATCGAACGCCGCCCCCTACTCTCCATCACCGCCACCACCCCCGACGGAGCCACCATCAACGTCATCACCCAAGACGACTGGCACGTCCGACTCCTCGGACCCGGCGGCACCGTCAACAACGTCACCGAACTCAAAACCGGCGACCACCTCCTCGGCTACGTCCCCACCGAATCACGCCACGTCGGACTGAGCTTCGTGCTGTGCTGCTTCACGTTTGCCCGCCGGGAGCAGCTGATCAAGGCTGCGGAGTCGGCGCTGGCCCAAACGGCACCCGGCGAGAAGGTGATCGTGGTGGTCGACCACAATGACGAGCTCCAGGCCGATCTCGCCGCCGTCTTCGGCGACCGGGTCATTCTGTCCAACAACGTCTTCGAGCAAGGGGTCTCCGGTGCTCGAAATACCGGTACCCAGCTCGCCGACCAGGAGGTCGTCGTGTTCATCGACGATGACGCAGCGCTGCAGCCAGGCGCACTTGCCGCGGTCCGGGCCGCCTTCGCCGACGAATCGGTGGTTTCGATCGGTGGCGCCATCGACGGCAACTGGGAGAACGGCGCGGCACCGGCTTGGTTCCCCGCGGAGTTCGGCTGGGTCGTCGGCTGCGACTACCGGGGGCTGCCCGATCACGGCGGCGCGCTCCGCAACCCGATCGGAGCCGCCATGGCGGTCCGGCGCGAGGCCCTGCACCAGATCAACGGGTTCTCCAGCGACCTCGGCCGGTACGGTGCGTTTCCCACCGGATGCGAGGAGACCCACATGGGTGTTCGCCTGCAACGGGAGTTTCCCGACCACCGGATCGTCCGAAACACCGGATTCCGGGTCAGTCACTACGTCCCCGCCAACCGTGCGACCGTCAAGTACTTCACCCGACGCTGCTTCCAGGAGGGCCGCTCCAAATCCATCCTCACCCGGATGGCCGGCCAGCGCGACGCCCTGTCGAGTGAACGCAGCTACACCACCAAGATCCTCACCTCGGGACTGTGGCATGCCCGAGGCAATCCGGCCCGAGCCGCCGCCCTCGTCGGCGGATTCGCGCTCACCTGTGCGGGTTTCGCGCTCGGCCTGGTGCAGGCAGCACTGCTCGGAAGAACCCGGGTGGTCGCGGTCGGCACGGCACGTCAGGATCACGTTCGATGACCAGGATCCTGACGGCATTGGCAGGCCCGCGAACCGCGCTGGTGGCCGCGCTGACAACCCTGTGCTTTTTCGCGGCCGAATGGGTCGTCTCGGCAACCTGGCGCGGCCACTACAGCTATCGGGAGGACCGGATCGGCCCCCTGGGCGTGGCGTTCTGCGGAACCGAGGGAACCTGGCCGTGCAGCGCCCTGTACCCAGTTCTCAACATCGCCACAGTGCTCACCGGACTCGCGATCATCACTCTCGCGCTGTCCTGGATGGCCGCTCGGTCGGTCGCGGCCACCCACGGCGTGCTGCTGGCGGCCGCCGGCGCGGGCTTCGCAGTCTCCGGGATATTCACCGAACAGGTGAGCTATCCGACGTATGCCACCGGCCTTGCGGTGTTCACTGTGCTGGGCCCCATCGCGATGCTGCTGATCGGTGCTTCCAACACCACTCGACTTCCCGCCTCCGCCAAGCTGTTCGCCGCGGTGGTCGGACTGCTCGGCATCATCGCCCGCTTTGCCTACACCGGGCATTTCGTGACCCTCCTCGGTTCCGGCGGCACTGAACGCGTGGCGGTCTACTCGGTCCTCATCGCGGCGATCGTGTTGGGTGTCTCGGGTCGGCACGCTCGAACAGAGGTGACCATTCCGGAGTCGCCGGCCGAACTCGAAGCAGCCGAACCATGATTCGGGCTCGGGGACCCTGGCGACGGCCGTATGCCCGGCTCGCCGTGATCGCCACCGTGTTGTTGGCCGCGGGTTGCGTCCTACCATCGCTCGTCGGCCACGCCGACGATGCCCGGGACAGCTTTGTGTTCGCCGAAGAGTTCGACGGACCGGCGGGCCCCCTGCCGGACGGCCCCTGGCAGTTCGCGATCGGTGGCGGCGGTTGGGGCAACCAGGAGATGCAGGAGTACACCGACGATCCGGCGAATGTCGGCCTCGACGGCGACGGCCACCTGGCCATCACCGCGCGCCGCGACGCGGCCGGAGTCATCACTTCGGCGCGGCTGTTCACCCAGGATTCCTTCGAATTCACCCGAGGGCGGGCCGAGGCGCGCATCGCGCTGCCGGCGGGCACCGGCCTGCATCCCGCATTCTGGTTGCTCGGCGCCAACATCGACGAGGTCGGCTGGCCGGCTGCCGGGGAGATCGACGTCATCGAGACGCTGAACGACGCCACCGAGTACCACACGGGTGTGCACGCGCCGCAGACCGGATCGGAACGCGGACAACAGATCTCGGGCAGCGGCCCGGTCCCGTTCCCGCTCGCCGGCGAATTTCGTACCTACTGGGTGGAACGCACGCCCGGGCGGATAGTCACCGGTGTCGACGACGTCACCCTGGTCACCATCACCGAGTACAACCTGGAACCCGGCACGAGTTGGGTGTTCGACCAGCCGTTCTTTCTGTTGTTGAACCTTGCCGTCGGTGGCGAATGGCCCGGGCAGGCGGACGACACCACCCCATTTCCGGTCACGATGCTCGTTGACTGGGTACGAGTGAGGAATATCTGATGATCCGCGAACTTGCAGCGGCGATGCCCAGCAACGGTGCGCCCGACGGCAGCCCCCACGCGCGCTGGGTCGGCTGGCTCGAGGTCACTGCCGACGACCGGGCCCGCGGCCAGGTGGAGGTGCGCCCCGTCGGCGCCGATCACTACCGGAAGGCGCGCGTCCTGTTGCGCGACGACCTGGATCTGCTCGACTTCGTCGAGGCCGAGATCGTCGACGGCACCGTCACGCTGCCGATACCCACTGAACCTACTACCCGGGAAAAGTCTGATCCCGCTGTGGCGCTGCCTATTTCGGTGGTCGTGTGCACCCGGGATCGCCCGCAGGACCTGGCCCATGCGCTGGCCTCGATCACCGCGCTGGATTACCCGGAGTTCGAGGTGGTGGTCGTGGACAATGCGCCGCCCGACGACAAGACCGCACGGGTGATCGCCGAGCTCGCCGACCCGCGGGTGCGCCGCGTCGTCGAACCCAAGCCGGGGCTGTCCAACGCTCGCAACACGGGAGTCGGCGCCGCCCGCCACGAGATCGTGGCTTTCACCGACGACGATGTGGTCGTAGACCCCCACTGGTTACGCGCTCTCGCCAGAGGATTCGCCCGGAACCCGGACGCTGCGTGCATCTGCGGCCTGGTCCCCAGCGGTGAACTCCGGACCGCGGCCCAAGCCTATTTCGACCAACGCGTGTCGTGGGCATCCACACTGGTGCCCACCCGTTTCTCGATGGACGACCAGCCCGCGGGCGTCCCGCTGTTCCCCTTTCAGGTGGGTCGCTACGGAACCGGCGCGAACTTCGCGATCAAACGGGCCGAGGCCATCGAGATGGGCGGATTCGACGAGGCGTTGGGGGCCGGCTCGCCGACCCGGGGCGGTGAGGACATCGATATGTTCTATCGACTCGTCATGGCCGGCCGCGTCTTGGTCAACGATCCCGCGGCGATCGTCTGGCATCGACACCGTGCTGAAGCGTCGACCCTGTTGGAGCAGGCCACGGGCTACGGCGTGGGTTTCGGCGCCTGGGCCACAAAGGTGATGCTCGACCGCGACGGTCGCCGCCTTGCCTTCACGGTCGCTCGCCGGCGACTGCGCGACACCGCGGATCGCGGGCTTGCCTACGGTGCGATCGCTGCGCCCAAGAGCGAGTTCAACGGCATGGTCCCCCGTCGAGTAGGCGCTACCGAGATCTTCTCCGTACTGGGCGGCCCGTGGGCGCTGTGGCGCGGGCGGCGCCAGGGCCGCCGCCCTGTTCCGCTCGCCGCTACCGCCGGCGCTGCGCACTCATCCCTGAACCGGGCGTGATGAGCACCAGCATCCAACTAGCCAGTACCCAACCAGCACTGAGCACTCCCGTCGAACCGAGCACCGACGTGGTGCACGTGCCGGCCGTTGCCGATCAGCCACGCCTACGGGTCTCGGGTCGACCCGCCGACCTCGCCGCCGTCGGAGCGGTTCTGGGTCTGTTCGCCTTGATCCCGTTGCCGCCGTGGCTGAGCGCTCTGCTGCTGGCCGGTTTCA
It encodes the following:
- a CDS encoding glycoside hydrolase family 16 protein, encoding MIRARGPWRRPYARLAVIATVLLAAGCVLPSLVGHADDARDSFVFAEEFDGPAGPLPDGPWQFAIGGGGWGNQEMQEYTDDPANVGLDGDGHLAITARRDAAGVITSARLFTQDSFEFTRGRAEARIALPAGTGLHPAFWLLGANIDEVGWPAAGEIDVIETLNDATEYHTGVHAPQTGSERGQQISGSGPVPFPLAGEFRTYWVERTPGRIVTGVDDVTLVTITEYNLEPGTSWVFDQPFFLLLNLAVGGEWPGQADDTTPFPVTMLVDWVRVRNI
- a CDS encoding 2-amino-3,7-dideoxy-D-threo-hept-6-ulosonate synthase — protein: MFDNHGWRRRGDSGKRIRLSRIFNPHSRRALVVPMDHSVTMGPLGKADHADRTAEMLAAAGADAIVVHKGRARSINPIHFTDMGLIIHLSAGTDLALDRTGKVLVGTVEECLRLGADAVSVHVNVGSPTESAQLADLGAVSSACDMLGIPLLAMMYARGPNIGSPVELVDTLSHLAAIATDLGADLVKLDYAGNRSAMNDVVHSCPLPVLVAGGPSDSGDESAIAFGGEVAESNVAGLSFGRLIFGADEPQRVAAELSRRLHSGRPAASRALSPTLESA
- a CDS encoding glycosyltransferase family 2 protein is translated as MLCCFTFARREQLIKAAESALAQTAPGEKVIVVVDHNDELQADLAAVFGDRVILSNNVFEQGVSGARNTGTQLADQEVVVFIDDDAALQPGALAAVRAAFADESVVSIGGAIDGNWENGAAPAWFPAEFGWVVGCDYRGLPDHGGALRNPIGAAMAVRREALHQINGFSSDLGRYGAFPTGCEETHMGVRLQREFPDHRIVRNTGFRVSHYVPANRATVKYFTRRCFQEGRSKSILTRMAGQRDALSSERSYTTKILTSGLWHARGNPARAAALVGGFALTCAGFALGLVQAALLGRTRVVAVGTARQDHVR
- a CDS encoding 4-hydroxybenzoate 3-monooxygenase is translated as MLHLQGIDSIIVERRTRDYVEQRVRAGVLEQPSVDLLTDLGLGERLHDRALVHNGFYIRFDRETHHLNLNSRSGRHSYVYGQAEVVHDLIEARISAGQPLIFGADEVSVTGIDTDRPVVTFSDGQQTHRIDADFVAGCDGSQGICRTLPPAGALARFVRSYPVAWLGILAHTAPVTAEGMYCAHPDGLSVHSMRGPRITRQYLQVPAHTELQDWPDERIWQELLRRSESDDHPPLETGEIFDRSIALLRSEVTAPMQYGSLFLLGDAAHIVPPTGAKGLNLALSDACVLSHALGAYYCTGNSEFLDAYSATALPRVWQAQNFSAKLTSVLHRLSDDPMEYELRRAQLRRWASSDAEQDALGEVYFGLPFPTPWRAETRT
- a CDS encoding glycosyltransferase family 2 protein, with the translated sequence MIRELAAAMPSNGAPDGSPHARWVGWLEVTADDRARGQVEVRPVGADHYRKARVLLRDDLDLLDFVEAEIVDGTVTLPIPTEPTTREKSDPAVALPISVVVCTRDRPQDLAHALASITALDYPEFEVVVVDNAPPDDKTARVIAELADPRVRRVVEPKPGLSNARNTGVGAARHEIVAFTDDDVVVDPHWLRALARGFARNPDAACICGLVPSGELRTAAQAYFDQRVSWASTLVPTRFSMDDQPAGVPLFPFQVGRYGTGANFAIKRAEAIEMGGFDEALGAGSPTRGGEDIDMFYRLVMAGRVLVNDPAAIVWHRHRAEASTLLEQATGYGVGFGAWATKVMLDRDGRRLAFTVARRRLRDTADRGLAYGAIAAPKSEFNGMVPRRVGATEIFSVLGGPWALWRGRRQGRRPVPLAATAGAAHSSLNRA
- a CDS encoding glycosyltransferase family 2 protein, which translates into the protein MTELVSEPTDSRPEETFAALDAGERSPSRPDGNAKGGGGADKPKVTVVIPALNEALNLPYVAERMPPVDQIVVVDGGSDDDTLAVARKLWPDATVISQTRRGKGNALACGFEEVRGDIVVMIDADGSTDPAEIPLFVEALTEGADLAKGSRFVRDGGSDDITAFRRLGNWGLNWLVNRIFHTSFTDLCYGYNAFWRAVLPTLDLPPTHLAAPQWGDGFEIETVINVRIARSGLSIREVGSFERERIHGRSNLNAVSDGWRVLRTINRERREHKAVKARISLRD